A genomic stretch from Telopea speciosissima isolate NSW1024214 ecotype Mountain lineage chromosome 7, Tspe_v1, whole genome shotgun sequence includes:
- the LOC122669808 gene encoding pleiotropic drug resistance protein 3-like isoform X1 has protein sequence MAVCLEYTSNLKCLWVIWVCRMTLLLGPPGCGKTTLLRALAGGLDHSLEVEGQVSYNGFKLDEFIPQKTAVYVSQNDLHIPEMTVRETFDFSARCQGVGRMAEIVEEIEKREKEAGIVPDPDVEAYMKELSIEGSRRSIQTDYILKILGLDICSGVIVGDAMRRGISGGEKRRVTLGEMIVGQSRTFFMDEISNGLDSSTAFQILSCLQNSVHVMETTALVSLLQPAPEIFNLFDDVILMAEGRTIYHGPRDRVLEFFESCGFKCPERKSPADFLHEVISKKDQSQYWYHPDSPYHYVSVEQFSQRFNSFSVGEELLKELSLPLSILKAKKDALSFSRYSLSKRQLFRACCSREWLLARRSPHVYVMRSIQLFVLAIFTMTVFLRTRLSVDAIHANLYMGSLFFLLLMITINNNPEMTMILSRLPVFYKQRDLYFYPAWAFSLPSSVLKIPHSVLAAFLLTSLTYYVIGYSPEASRFFCQFLLLFEVHLVSGTQLRALASIFRTYMAATVAGSFATFASLSLGGFILPLPYFPSWMSWAFWLSPLSYAEIGITVNEFRSTRWKKISSGNESLGERVMRRRGILYEDDFYWISLGGLFGYIVLLTIIYTLALTYLRAPSKSRAMISSEKLSQLQDRSESNIEEELRIEPSSDSPLLSNADESRYDVKRKRGKVILPFEPVTLSFENVHYFVEVPQGMKGKGATYKQLLRDITGAFRPHVLTALMGASGAGKTTLFDVLSGRKTVGTIYGDIRVKGYPKVQETFSRISGYCEQNDIHSPNITVEESVMHSAWLRLGSEINKDMKKAFVNEVMETIELDEIKDTLVGIPGISGLSIEQRKRLTFAVELVANPSIMFIDEPTTGLDARTAAIVMRVVKNVVDTGRTVVCTIHQPSIDIFESFNELILIKKGGQIIYFGELGWHSKSVVDYFEAIPGVPKIKKNYNPATWMLEVTSTSVEKQLSLDFAQVYKDSPLYQSAKRLVEKLRKPPPGSNELQFDTRFPVSTWGQFTACFWKHSLSYWRSPEYNLKRISFSYVSSLFFGLLFWNRGRTIEKEQDLFNVAGFLFTSMTFLGVNNCLSVQHAVIKERLVMYRERFAGMYSIHAYSIAQIAIEIPYVIIVSSIFGTATYFTIGFQSSLYKFLWYIGTQFFTILYLVYLGMLIISLSPSTQIASVYASSFFTISNLFTGFLIPRPKIPWWWSWCYWICPSAWSFDAFVTSQYGDLTKEIEAFGERKQVNYFLRDYFGFQHDHLPLVATVIIALPLIFASLFVITIAKVSFLKR, from the exons ATGGCTGTTTGTCTTGAGTACACATCTAACCTAAAATGTTTATGGGTGATATGGGTTTGCAGAATGACTCTTCTACTAGGCCCTCCAGGCTGCGGGAAGACTACTCTTTTACGTGCACTTGCAGGCGGGCTTGATCACTCTCTTGAG GTAGAAGGACAAGTGTCCTATAATGGGTTCAAATTAGATGAATTCATTCCCCAGAAAACAGCTGTCTATGTTAGCCAAAATGACCTCCATATACCTGAGATGACTGTGAGAGAGACTTTCGATTTCTCTGCTCGCTGCCAGGGAGTTGGAAGAATGGCAG aaatcgtggaggagatcgagaaaagagagaaagaggctGGGATAGTCCCTGATCCTGACGTTGAAGCCTACATGAAG GAATTATCAATTGAGGGATCACGGAGAAGTATTCAAACGGATTACATTTTGAAGATACTTGGTCTTGACATTTGTTCTGGTGTCATTGTGGGTGATGCAATGCGAAGAGGCATATCGGGTGGAGAGAAGAGGAGAGTAACACTAG GAGAAATGATAGTGGGGCAATCTAGAACCTTCTTCATGGATGAAATATCAAATGGCTTGGATAGCTCAACTGCATTTCAGATCTTGTCATGTCTTCAGAACTCTGTGCATGTTATGGAAACAACAGCATTGGTTTCACTTCTTCAGCCAGCTCCTGAGATCTTCAATCTCTTTGATGATGTAATCCTTATGGCAGAAGGGAGGACAATCTATCACGGTCCCAGGGATCGTGTTCTTGAGTTTTTTGAGAGCTGTGGTTTTAAGTGCCCTGAAAGGAAAAGCCCAGCAGACTTCCTCCACGAG GTTATATCCAAGAAAGATCAATCACAGTATTGGTACCACCCTGATTCGCCATACCATTATGTTTCAGTCGAGCAATTCTCACAGAGGTTCAACTCATTTTCTGTGGGAGAAGAGTTATTGAAGGAGCTTTCCCTGCCATTATCAATTCTCAAGGCCAAGAAGGATGCTTTATCCTTCAGTAGGTACTCCCTCAGTAAAAGGCAACTATTTAGAGCTTGCTGTAGCAGAGAATGGCTATTAGCGAGGAGAAGTCCTCATGTCTATGTAATGAGATCAATCCAG CTCTTTGTCCTTGCTATATTCACAATGACTGTATTTCTGCGTACACGGCTGAGTGTTGATGCTATCCATGCTAATCTTTATATGGGCTCTTTATTCTTTTTACTGCTAATGATTACGATCAACAACAACCCCGAGATGACAATGATTCTCTCAAGGCTACCTGTATTCTACAAACAAAGAGATCTGTACTTCTATCCGGCGTGGGCATTCTCATTACCCTCCTCTGTGCTTAAGATCCCACATTCTGTATTAGCAGCATTTCTTTTGACCTCTCTTACCTACTACGTTATTGGGTATAGCCCAGAAGCCTCTAGATTCTTCTGTCAGTTCCTTCTTCTGTTCGAAGTGCACCTAGTGTCTGGGACGCAACTACGTGCTCTTGCATCAATTTTCCGAACTTACATGGCTGCTACTGTCGCGGGAAGTTTTGCTACATTTGCAAGCTTGTCATTAGGAGGCTTCATTCTTCCACTCC CATATTTTCCATCTTGGATGTCCTGGGCATTCTGGCTGTCTCCATTGTCATATGCAGAGATAGGTATCACGGTCAATGAGTTCCGATCTACTCGGTGGAAGAAG ATTTCATCTGGAAATGAAAGCTTGGGGGAGCGAGTAATGAGAAGAAGGGGGATTCTATATGAGGATGACTTTTATTGGATATCATTGGGAGGTTTGTTTGGTTACATTGTGCTTCTGACAATTATCTATACGTTGGCATTGACATACTTGAGGG CTCCAAGCAAGTCTCGGGCCATGATATCCTCCGAAAAGCTTTCTCAACTTCAAGATAGGAGTGAATCTAATATTGAGGAGGAGTTGAGGATAGAGCCTTCATCAGATTCTCCTCTGCTATCCAATGCGGATGAAAGTAGATATGATGTAAAACGAAAGAGAG GCAAGGTGATCTTACCATTTGAGCCAGTAACGTTGTCATTTGAAAATGTGCACTACTTTGTTGAAGTGCCTCAG GGAATGAAAGGTAAAGGTGCAACTTATAAGCAGCTTTTAAGAGACATAACTGGTGCATTCAGGCCTCATGTTCTTACAGCCCTAATGGGTGCTAGTGGTGCTGGAAAGACAACACTCTTTGATGTTCTCTCTGGAAGAAAAACCGTTGGAACCATTTATGGAGACATCAGAGTCAAAGGTTACCCCAAGGTTCAGGAAACATTTTCGAGGATCTCTGGTTATTGTGAACAGAATGACATTCATTCTCCAAACATTACTGTAGAAGAATCTGTAATGCATTCAGCTTGGTTGCGGCTTGGTTCAGAGATCAATAAGGACATGAAGAAG GCATTTGTGAATGAAGTAATGGAGACCATTGAGCTTGATGAAATTAAAGATACCTTAGTTGGGATTCCTGGAATAAGTGGTCTTTCAATTGAGCAGCGCAAGCGACTTACATTTGCTGTAGAACTTGTTGCAAACCCATCAATTATGTTTATTGATGAACCTACAACAGGTTTAGATGCCCGAACTGCTGCTATCGTGATGCGTGTTGTGAAAAATGTAGTTGATACTGGAAGGACAGTGGTCTGTACGATTCACCAGCCAAGTATTGACATATTTGAATCATTTAATGAG CTCATCCTAATTAAAAAAGGTGGTCAGATTATCTATTTTGGTGAGCTAGGCTGGCATTCTAAGAGTGTTGTTGACTACTTTGAG GCCATTCCGGGAGTGCCAAAgattaagaaaaattacaacCCTGCCACATGGATGTTAGAAGTTACTTCTACATCAGTGGAGAAACAGCTCAGCTTAGATTTTGCTCAAGTTTATAAAGATTCACCACTTTATCA GAGTGCCAAAAGACTGGTTGAAAAGTTGAGGAAACCACCTCCAGGATCAAATGAGCTACAATTTGATACTCGTTTTCCAGTGAGCACATGGGGGCAATTCACAGCATGCTTTTGGAAGCATTCCCTGTCGTATTGGAGAAGTCCTGAATACAACTTGAAGAGGATCTCCTTTTCCTATGTCTCATCActattttttggtttacttttttGGAACCGTGGGAGGACCAT AGAAAAAGAGCAGGACCTGTTTAACGTAGCAGGATTCTTGTTCACTTCAATGACTTTTCTTGGTGTCAATAATTGTCTGTCAGTTCAACATGCTGTGATAAAGGAGCGTCTTGTAATGTACAGGGAAAGATTTGCTGGAATGTACTCAATCCATGCTTATTCCATTGCACAG ATAGCAATTGAAATTCCCTATGTAATCATTGTATCATCTATCTTTGGGACTGCTACGTACTTCACAATTGGGTTTCAGTCATCATTGTATAAATTCCTGTGGTATATTGGAACCCAGTTCTTCACAATTCTCTACTTGGTCTACCTGGGCATGCTGATCATATCTCTGAGCCCAAGCACTCAAATTGCCTCTGTCTATGCGTCGAGTTTCTTTACAATATCCAATCTCTTCACAGGCTTCTTGATACCACGACCT AAAATCCCCTGGTGGTGGTCATGGTGTTACTGGATCTGCCCATCTGCATGGTCATTCGATGCTTTTGTTACATCCCAATATGGAGATTTAACCAAGGAAATTGAAGCCTTTGGTGAAAGAAAGCAAGTCAATTATTTCTTAAGAGATTACTTTGGCTTTCAACATGACCATTTACCTCTAGTGGCTACAGTTATAATTGCATTACCTCTTATCTTTGCTTCTCTTTTCGTTATCACAATTGCGAAGGTAAGCTTCCTGAAGAGGTAA